In Halanaeroarchaeum sp. HSR-CO, one DNA window encodes the following:
- a CDS encoding energy-coupling factor transporter transmembrane protein EcfT, which produces MLTYETGGGLARALDPRTKLLAQVGFAVAAFELTTPAGLSALTLVVGGALLAARVGPVETLAEYGPLVPFLLGAPLVAGLTLGAPWFVPADTVGPALASYRSVLLLAVGAAYVKTTPVRESRAAVAWLVPGRVGRGLALGVAFVFRLLPLLQTDLQRARDASRARLGEQRPLHERMRIVALDGLRRATRRADGLAVALRARCLSWNPTPPAMALSGRDYAVLGGTVGLLLVAFV; this is translated from the coding sequence ATGCTGACCTACGAGACGGGTGGCGGACTCGCGCGAGCGCTCGACCCGCGGACGAAACTCCTCGCGCAGGTCGGGTTCGCCGTCGCGGCCTTCGAGTTGACGACCCCGGCCGGTCTGTCTGCCCTCACGCTCGTGGTCGGGGGCGCACTGCTGGCCGCCCGCGTCGGCCCCGTCGAGACGCTCGCGGAGTACGGCCCGCTCGTTCCGTTCCTTCTCGGGGCGCCCCTCGTCGCGGGGCTGACGCTCGGTGCGCCCTGGTTCGTCCCGGCCGATACCGTCGGTCCCGCACTCGCAAGCTACCGGAGCGTCCTCCTGCTGGCGGTCGGGGCGGCCTACGTCAAGACGACGCCGGTCCGCGAATCGCGGGCGGCGGTCGCGTGGCTGGTGCCGGGACGCGTCGGCCGAGGACTCGCCCTCGGCGTCGCGTTCGTCTTTCGGTTGTTGCCGCTACTCCAGACGGACCTCCAGCGCGCGCGTGACGCCTCCCGGGCCCGCCTCGGGGAGCAACGCCCGCTCCACGAGCGGATGCGCATCGTCGCCCTGGATGGGCTACGCCGGGCCACCCGCCGGGCCGACGGCCTTGCGGTCGCCCTGCGCGCCCGCTGTCTCTCGTGGAATCCGACACCGCCGGCGATGGCACTGAGCGGCCGGGATTACGCCGTCCTCGGGGGAACGGTCGGGCTACTCCTGGTGGCGTTCGTCTGA